The genomic region ACGGCGGTGGGTATGGCGATCAAACGCGGAGATCGGCGGAGATCCCACCCGCTGCGTCGGCGAATCCGATGTCAGCAGTTCGGGATGCTCGGTCTCCAGCGCCACAAGCTCGTGAAAAATCCGGTCGTACTCCGAGTCGGCGATTTCCGGCTGGTCGAGGATATGGTAGCAGTAGTTCGCGTGGTCTAACTGAGCGCGCAGCAGCTTTGCCGTCTCGGCAAGCCCCTTCAGCTCTTCGGTCATGGGGCCTCTCTTCGAACGCCGCGCGAGGATGGCGCCGCGCGGCGTTCCCATTGGGTTATTCGATTATTGCGAATCGTCCTGCGAGGCTTCGTTCAAAATGGCGTCGAGCCAGTTGTCGGTCGGGGCCGGCAATGTCGACGACGCGACGCGCACGATTTTCGGCCGGGGCTCCATCCGCTCCGTGGATAGTAATTCGCGGCGCACCAGGCGATTTCCTTGCAGGAAAAAGCGCTCCACGGTGACGTCAAAGCCCGGACGCGGCGTCTGCTCCACAACCTGCGCGCCGGCGGGAAGGGTTTCGTCGGGCTTCTCGACGACGCTCGGAGCGAGCGCCTCGTAGTGCGTCGGTTTCACGACGACTTTATACCCGATTGGAGGGGGCGTTCCGAAGATTTGCACGCCTAATTTGTCGGTTTGATAATCGACGTGCAGTAAAATCGGGCTGGAGGTCGTGTTTCGGAATTGGAGGTCCTTCAAACCATAGACCACGGAGGCGTCACAGCCCGCCGGCGCATAGCGCACATAACCGGAATGCGGATGCCGCTCCACCACGCCCAGACCGGCCAGCAGCGCGGCGTTATAGATCCCCGTCGCCACCAGACAGATGCCTCCGCCCGTGCCGCGCACGAGTTTTCCCTGCTCGAACATCCAGCCGTCCTGAAATCCGCGCTCCTCGGTCCGCTCCCCAACAACGTCGTTGAAGGAAAAGACCTGGCCCGGCGCGACCGTGCGGTTGTCGATCGCCTGCGCCGACAGCAAAATATTCTCACGCTCCGCCGGATCGGAGCGCAGAGGAATGTCAAACGAGCCTAGCTGGGCGATATTGAACACCTCACGCCAGTCGATAAACTGGAGCGACGGGTCGAAAAGCTGCGCCATCTCCAGCGTCTGAAACGTCGGATCCAGCGGTCCCTGGTAGGTCCCCAGCGTCTGGTGCAGCACATCTTCGGGCGACGCCGCCGCCGGAGCGGGCATCGCGGCTGCGGGGAGGGCGTCCGCCGTAGGAGGCGTCAGCGGGCTCAGCAAGCCCATCATTTTGTTATTGGAAATCAGCGCGCCGGTCATGGCCGGCGCGGCGCCGAAAGACGCGAATTGCGTAGCAGCCAGCACAGCGCTCGTCATAAGCGCCGCATCAATCAATTTGCGGACGTGAGTCATGGAACCATACTCTCCATCGAATATCCTGAGCAGTTTCTACCAACCCTAACGTGATATTGCACGCGACGGTTCCATTATGACACTGGACTACATTCGTAGTCTACCATTTCGAAAGAAATTTGACAAAACAAATCCCCTCGCGCCAAATGCGCGAGGGGCGTCGGCCGTATTTCTTATTACTGAACTGTTTACGTCCGGTAGCTCGCCGCGAGTGACCCCGCGATGGCGTGCCAGCCGTCGGCGAGGATGAAGACGAGCACTTTGGCGGGCAGGGAAATGACTGTCGGCGGCAGCATCATCATACCCATGCTCATCAGCAGAGTCGAAACGACGAGGTCGATGACGATGAACGGGATATAGATGATAAAACCGAAGATGAATCCGGTCTTGAGCTCCGAGATCACGAAGGCCGGGATCGCGACCTGCATCGGCAGGCTATCTTCCGGGTGCGCCGGGTTCTGGATCGCCGGAGGCGGTGTGTGGCTCATCTGCAAGAACAGGCGGATATCGTCTTTATAGGTCTGCTTGACCATAAATCGGCGTACGGGAATGACGCCCCGGTCGAGCGCGGTCCCGAACTCAATCTTCTTGCTCAGGTATGGCTGGAGCGCGTCCTGATTGACCTGCTTGAAGGTTGGCGTCATCACAAAAAACGTCAGGAACAGCGCCAGCCCCAGCATCACTTGGTTCGGGGGAATGTTCTGCGTGCCGAGCGCCGAGCGCAGGAATGAAAGTACAATCACAATGCGGGTGAACGCCGTGGTCATGATCAGCAGCGACGGCGCGATCGTAAGCACCGTCATCAGCATCAAGATTTGCAGCGTATTGGCGACCTGCTGCGGGTTCTTCGCCGGCGCCGCTCCCGGGATAGTCGGAATGCTGAAGGTCCCAGCGGCTCCCTGGGCGTGCCCGGCGTGTGAGAGGGCCAGCAGGGAGACGGCCGAGATCAGCGCCGCCCAGGCGTAGAATGGAACACGAGAGAGTTTCATAATTCGGTTTTCCCCGCGGAAGTTTCCAGCTGCTCATCGCGAACGCGCGACAGCATTTCACGCAGGCGGTCATTGGCGTCGGAGACGCTGGTCTCGACGACGTCTTCTTCGATCGGCGTGGGCGCGACCGCTCCCTGGCGCTTGAGGTATTCATTGAATGCGCCGGGGGTCACATCTGCGTCGCCGTCGTCCGTGGTCTCTTCCCACTCGCTCATCAGCGTCACCGACTGAGCCGTGGCGCCGATCAAAAAGGTGCGGTTCTCAATCGAAAGCAGATGGACGCACGCGCCGGGGTTTCCGGGAAGCGGCTGCGTGCCAAGAAGCTGAATGGCGCCGTCGCCCAGGATCGGCGTGGATGTCGAGGAGGATCCCCTGGAGTTTCGGATTCGCTGGCGCGCCATCCGGCGCAGCGCGGCGGCGCCGGGACCGCCCTTCCCGGTAAACGCGCCGCCTTCCAAGACGCCGTAGTGCTTGAGCAGATACAGTCCGCCGAAGATCAGCGCGAGCACGATCACCAGCGCCTCGAACGCGCGCCACGCCTGCGAAAGCGGATTGGGAGCATCGGCGCCGGCCGCGCCTTCAAATGAAGCAGCGGCGGCGCTGTCGCGCCCGCCGTAATCGGGGATGTTTTTGGGATCGGCGGTCGCCGCCGGAGCGGTCGCTGCTGGGGCCGCCGGCGGCGAAGCTGACGCGGCGGCGTGGATCGGGGCCGCCGGACGATCGTGATGCGCCTCGGTTTTCGCCCAGAGCAAAGGCGCCGTCGCGATAAGCGCCAACGCCCCCATCAGCGCTGTTCGGATGCAGACACGCTTAAGCTGCAATGAAATCCTGCTCCCTCGCCTCGCCTCTCGCCACCGCCGTGATAATCTCCGTGACGCGAACGCCGAAGTTGTCGTCGATGACGATGACCTCGCCCCGCGCCACCAGCAGACCGTTCGCGTAAAGATCGACCGGTTCGCCGGCGATCTTGTCCAGCTCGATAATCGAGCCGGCGCTTAGGTCGAGAATGTCGCGGATCAGCAGCTGGGTTCGGCCCAGCTCCACGGTGACTTCCAGCGGAATGTCGCGAACGCGCTCGTAGGTGTGTCCGTTCGCGGCGCCTCCGGAGCTCATGCCCGTGTCGAAGGACGGCAGATCGATGGTCGCCGGCCGCGCGCTGCTGGCGGCGGGGGCGCTGGGCGCCGGATCGGGCAGTGGATTTCCGCCGATGCTGGCGAAGAGATCGGCGACATCCGCATCGGACATCGTCGCGTTGGAGTTGAACCCGATGTCGGTAAAGCCGCCGCCGTCGCCCATCTCCGTTTCCCCTCCCGCCTCTTCTTCGGTTTCCTCGCCCCACTCCTGACCTGTCGCCGATTCATCCATGTTGGTGTTGGCGAACAGCGCGTCGAGCGCATCCTGGGTCAGGCCGCCGGAAGAGTCTTCCGGTTCTTTCAGCGAATCTTCATTCAGATCATCCGGCATTTGAGCCATCGTCACGTTCTCCTTGCGTTCTCGTACCGCTCATCCAAACTTGTTTAGTTTAATTCTTTATGCGCGATCAGCTCCGCTTCCGGAGTCACAATCTCGTCGATTTGCACGGCCAGATTTTTGCCGCGCAGCCCGGTCCGGCCTCGAAACTTGGTGCGGTTTCCCACCACCAGATCGACAGTGGCGATATGCCCCGGCCTTGGCGAGCCATCTTCGTTCGGCGGCATCTTCAAGGGGATGACCGCGCCGACTTTCAGATCGCTGAGCTGTCCCATGGTGAGCCTCGCCGTCCCCAGCCGCGCGATACACGGCACGCGCGTGCTGTTCAGGCGGTGCGCAAGCTGTGGCCCGAACATCGGCTCCTTCTTCTTATTCGTGCTGATAAACCAGCGCTGGGCGCTGAGCTTGCCAAGAATGGGCTTGATCAGCAGATAAGGGATACACAGGCTCATGGCGCCCTGGAAATCGCCCATGCGGATCTCCATCAGCACAAGCACGACGGTATCGTTGCCGGGAACGATCTGGACAAACTGCGAGCTGGCCTCCACGGAGGCGATGTCGAACATCAGCGGGTTAATCGGGTCCCAGGAGGTCTTGAGATCGCTGAGCGCGTAATGGACAATGTTCTCCGCCAGCATTTTCTCGATATCGGTGAGGTCGCGGACGATCTTGCCGGCGGCGCCGGTACCGCCGAGCAGCCGGTCGATCATTGAGAACAGGATGCCGTAATCCATCTCGAAGATGGCCTGCCCCGAGAGCGGCGAGACGTTCAAAATATAGAGCAGCGACGCCGAAATCGATCGCATATATTCGTCGTAGGGCACCTGCTCCACGGAAACGACTTCGATCTGCATCTGCGCTCTGAGATATGTGGCCAGAGACGAGGAAAAATAATTGGCGAACGATTCATGCAGCAGTTGTAAGCTGCGCAGATGCTCCTTGGAGAGTTTGTCGGGGCGCCGGAAATCGTAGGGCTCGTAAGAGAGCGGGCCAGGGCCGAAGCGCAGGTGAGAATCCTGCATCGACATCCCCGCCGCCGCCCGCCGCCGCTTGCGCAGCGGAAGCAGCACCTTGCCCTCCGTGGAGCGCGCCTGCGGAGCGCTCGGGGACGCGGCGCGGTTCATTCGCTCTTCAATTGCGGGATTGGGCTCTTCTTCCTCTTCCACGGTGGTCATGGCGGAGAGAAGGGCTTCGATTTCGTTTTGAGAGAGTACTTCTGCCAATGTCAGTTCCTTATGGCGTCCTGTAAAAACTACCGGGTTTTCCAGGCGCGATGATCGCGCGCCGCATCCATGATAGTTCGGTTCGAGGTTTTTATTCCATACTCAACCTCTAATCTTCAACAGGTTTTCCGAGACGCCAAATAGGAACGGCCTCCCTCGCGCTTTGCGAAGGAGGCCGTGGTTCGAAATCGGTTACTTTGTCTGCGATGGCTTACTGCGTCACGAAGTTGGTGAAGTACACTCCGCAAATGAGATCGTCGCCCAGTTCATCGTTGATGCGCTTCTTCATCTCGTCCTTCAGCTTGTCGCGTCCCTTCATCGTGGAGACGTCTTCCCGCGTTTGGGTGGACAGCGAAGTGACGATCGCGTCGCGAACCAGCGCCGTCTTTTCTTTCATGCCCTCTTCAGACACGCCCTTTTCCTTGTTGAGTTCGACGCCCACGGTCACTTTCAAAAAGTGGTCGCCCGAGCTATCGGCCAGATTGACCAGAAATTCGTCCAAAGTAATGACCGGGCCGTGCTCCACGTGCTTTTTCACTACCCCGGCCTTGCCCTTAGCCGCCACTTGCTTCGTCACGAGAAACGTTCCGATTATGGCCAGCAGGACGACGCCTATGACTGCGATCATCATGACCGGCTTCTTTTTTACGGCTTCCGCGCTTCCGTCCGCCGGCAGTTCTGCTTTTTTAGTCGACATCGAAATTGACCTTCCTGCGTGATGGCCGCTTGAGTGTGACCATGACAACACAATTATCGGCAAAGAACCTCCCGTTCTTTATGCCTGGTTTTGCCGCAGAAGGACAATTTCCACACGACGGTTTCGAGCGCGGCCATCTTCGCTGTCGTTAGAGACGATGGGCCGCTGGTCCGCGTAGCCGGCGGCCTCCATGCGCCGCGGGCTGACGTTATGCGCCTCGAAGTAGCGCAGAACCGTCGTCGCGCGAGTCACGGAAAGCTCCCAGTTGGAAGGGTATCGCATGGTGTGGATCGCCAGATTATCGGTATGGCCTTCCACGCTCACTTGATTGGGCACCGTGTTGACGACCTTGGCGATCTCATCCAGCAGCCCCATTTCATCCGGCTTCAGATCGGCCTCGCCTTTGGCGAAAAGCATCTTATCCGTCATGACGGTCACGACGACCCCGCGCGATGTCTGCACCACATTCATGACGCGGCTCAGCTTGTTCTTCTGGATATACGCCGACATGATCATATAGGCGCGATCCAGCTTCTTCTGATCCGCCAAATCGCCGGTGGGTTTCGCCAGCTTGGGGAACTCTTGCGGAGCGGGGGGCATCTGGGGAGTTCGGCTGTCGGTGACGATGGCGGGCGAGCCGCTTAAGCCGCCGCCATGAGTGATGTTCGGAGCGCCGTTCATCATGCTGCCGCCAAACCCGGATCGGACGGAAGTTGCGAGCTGCTCGAACTTCGTCATATTCATAATGGACATGGCGTACAGCATGATGAAAAACGCCACCAAGAGCGTAATCATGTCCGCGTATGTCAGCAGCCAGCGTTCGGCGTTTTCATGCTCGCCTTCGCCGCCGCCTCGTTTTTTTCTTCGGCCTGCCATGGCTCTCTATCTATCCTCCGTGATGGGTCGCTCGTTCGGCTTCCCTTCAGTCATCCTGAAGGGAAGCCGTGGAGCCTTAGGCCGCTTGCAGGGCCTCTTCGATCGCTTTGCGCTTCTTGGGCGAAAGGAACGCCTTCAGCTTTTCCTCGACGATGCGCGGGTTATCGCCCGCCTGGATCGAGAGAATGCCTTCGGTCATGATCTCCCGCACCAGGACTTCTTCCTGACTGGAGTGCTTGAGCTTGGCGCCAAGCGGCAGGAACATCAGGTTCGCGGTGCAAACGCCGTAGAGCGTTGCGATAAACGCGGCGGCGATACTCGGGCCCATCGAGCCGGGATCCGAGAGGTTCGCCAGCATATGGACGAGACCGGAAACCGTTCCGATAACTCCAAGCGTCGGAGCGAAGCCGCCGAGCGTGGTGAAGAAGTGCGCGCCTTCGGCATGCCGCTGCGCGAGGAACGCGACTTCCGTCTCCATGATCTCGCGCACCATCTCGGGATCGGTGCCGTCGATCGCCAGCTGAATTCCCTTCTTTAGGAACTCATCGTCGATCTCGCGAGCCTGCTCCTCCAGGGCCAGCAGACCTTCGCGCCGAGCTTTCTCGGCGAAACCGACCAGCGTCTGAATGACGTGCGCGGTGTCCATGTGCTTGCCGAAGAATGCGTGCTTGACGACATTCGGAATTCCAATCACCGTGGACAGCGGCACGGAGACCATGCTCGCCCCGATGGTGCCGCCAAAGACAAGAAGCATTGCGGAGGGATTGATCAGGGCGGCCAGGCTGCCGCCTTCCATCAAAATCGATCCAAAGAAGGATCCGAACGCGAGTACAAGACCGATAATTGTTGCTAAATCCATGCGTAATCTCCCAGTGCGGTGTTCTCGCTACTCCAGTGCTTCCTCGCGGCGCTCCGTATGACTGTTTGTCGGTCTCCACAGGAGCGGCCCTGCTTGCCGGCGGTACTCCATCACGCGCTCCACAACTTCCTGCGAAGTCTCGCGAACGAGCAGCTTCTTGCCGGTGACCAGTGTGATGTGCGTATCCGGAAGCGATTCAACAAATTCGATCAGATCGGCGTTCACGATGAACTCGGAGTGATCGAAACGTGTGACAGTGATCATGTTTACTCCATTTCCCCTCCCCCCGGCGCTAAGCGCGCCGGGGGTGAGAGCTCAGATCATTACCGCTTCATGCCGATCACATCGTTCAGCATGTCGTCGACCGTGGTGACGACCTTGGTGTTCGCCTGGAAGCCGCGCTGCGTCACGATCATGTTGGTGAACTCCGTGCTGAGGTCGACATTCGACTGCTCCAGGTAGCCGGTGCTGATCTTGCCCAGACCTTGCTGCGTCGCCGTGCCGACATGGGCGGAGCCGGAGTTGACCGATTCCTTGAAGGCGTTGCCGCCGGCGCGCTCCAGACCCTCAGGGTTGGAGAAGCCCGCCATCGCGATCTGTCCCAGCGGCCGGGTGAGACCGTTGCTAAAGATGCCGGCGATGGAGCCGGTCTGGTCGATGCTGAAGGACTGAAGGACGCCGGGAGCGAAACCGTCCTGGCTGTCGGGAATGACGCCGGAGCTGCCGGAGACCTGGGTGGCCTTTGAGAAATCGGGCGTGATCGTCTGCGGCGTCGAGGAGCCGTCCGTCGTCGCTAGCGAGATCGTTCCACCCGAGGACATCTCTTTGCCGCTGGCGTCGAAGAAGATCTGGCCGCCGCCGGAGGCTCCGGTTCCGGACGCAGCCCAGGTCCAGGAGCTGGTGGCGCCGACGGGAAGCGTGGCGGGCGGGGTCGGAGCGGCGTCACGGGTGAAGGAGACGGTGACGTTCTGCGCTTCGCCCAGGCTGTCGAAGACCTTGACGCTGCGGGTGTAGGCCGCATCGGTGGGCAGCGCTTCGGCGCTCAGGTTACCGGAGTAGACGACGTTCTTCGTCGGGCTCGTCGTGGTCAAGCCGCCGACCGGGATGCTGATCTTGGATCCGGCCGTCAGCTGCTGGGTCGTGTCGATAGCGCCGGTATTGTCGGCCTGCCATCCCAGGACATTCGCTCCCGTGGAAGCGTTGACCAGATTGCCGCTGTTGTCGACCGTGAAAGAGCCGTCACGAGTATAGGACACTCCCGCCGCATCGCCGAGCATAAAATATCCGTTGCCCTGAATGGCGAGGTCGGTCGGCTTCGAGGTGCTCTGAAGGCCGCCCTGGCTGGCGACGGTGTCGATCGAGGCGACCGCAACGCCGAGACCGATCTGCTGCGGGTTGGTGCCGCCGTTGCTTCCGCTGCTTGCCGACGCGCCCTGAATGGTCTGCGAAAGCTGATCCTTGAACGTGACGCGGCCCTCTTTGTAAGCCGTGGTGTTGACGTTGGCGATGTTGTTGCCGATGACGTCCATACGGGTCTGATGGGCCTGGATCGCGGAAACTCCGCTGTACATTGCTTGCAGCATTTTAAATAACTCTCCTAAGATTCAGTAATTGCCGGCGGTCAGTCATTCCCGCCTGCGGGTAATTACGGCGTCCTCAATCGGAGGTCCGGCCGTGTGGTTGTTGGTGGCGCTTCGCGCCGGTCGGGCCAGGATCTTAAATGATCATGGCGCTGTCGATGTTGGTAAAGATATTGTCTTTGAGCGCCGTTTTGTCCACGGCGGTGATTACCGTCCGGTTCGCCACGGAGACGACCAGCGCGGCTTTGTCGGTCAGGAACAGCGATTCTTTGGCGCCCTTCGCGGCGGCTTTTGTGATGCCGTCGCCGATTTTCGCAATGTCTTCGCTGGTCAAGTGGATATTGCGAGAAGCCAGCCGGCTCTGCGCATGCCCGGAGAACTTGACGTTCGCCTTGGCTCCGCTGTCGGCGAGCTGATCGCTGAGGATCTTGCTGAAGCTCGGGCCGGAAGCGGCGGTGTTTGCGGATGGGACCGAAGCGGGCTTGGGAGCGCCGATCCGGGGACTCGCGCCGATTATTCTGTTTTCGATATCAACGCTATTCATTTGAAACGCTACTTCACGGTGCTGACCGTGGACATTTCCACGTCGTCACTGCCGATGTGCAGGTAGGCGACGCCGCTCTTCATCAGAACGGAGCTGACCACTCCTGAAGGACCGGCGGCGCCATCGCTCGTGACGGTGGTGACCGTCTTGCCGATGAGCGCCGAGCCCTGGCCGAGCTGCTGGATCGAGGTGGAGCTCGACATCGTCGTATTGAGGTTCTGCATCTGCTCCAGCGAGGAGAACTGCGCCAGCTGAGCGAGCATGTCTTTCTGGTCGGTCGGGTTGAGCGGGTCCTGGTTTTGCAGCTGCGTGACGAGAAGCTGCAAGAACTGGGTCTTGGGATCCTCGGTGTTCTGCTTTGCGGTTCCACTGGCGTTTGTCGGCGCCAGAGATGTATCGGAAGTAATTGAGTTGAGAGTTGCGACGGACATAAGTGTTCTCCTTTAAGCTCGGACGTCAACGCGTCCTGAGGCGTTTGACCGAATGGCTGCGACTGTCGGAACCGTGTCCAGATCCGCATCGTGCGCCGTCCAGGACGGCTGCTGGCTTTGCTGGCCGCGCTGACCGCCGCCGAATTGTCCGGCGCCGAAGTCGGCGAAGGCTCGCTGGCCTTGATTGGATCCGTCGAAGCCGCCGGACTGCGCTTGAGATTGGCTGGTCTGCGTCTGAGAACCATCGTTTGATGGATGATGCCCGGACATCAAACCGCTTCCGCCCGATTGCGCCGAAGCGGACGCGGCGCTTACCGTGTCCACGGTTACGGTCAGCGTATCCAGTTTCAGTCCCTGCTCGTTCAAACTGCGGCGAAGATCGTTCAAGTGGCTTTCCAGAGCTTGCTTCACCACGGGGTTCTCCGCCGCGACATGCGCGGTGACCATGGTGGTCGTCTGGCCGCTGGCGTCCACTTTGGGCGTCATCGTCACCGTCAGATTCAGCTGGCCCCAATCCTGAGGATGCAGCTGCAGCGTCACTTTGTCGCCGCCTTTCCCCTGAGCGTCCAGCTTCATCTCGCCGATCTTGTCGACGACTTTCGTGATCATCGCGGCGCGGTCCTGAGCGGGCATTGGAACGCTGATGTGTTGATCCTGGATCGTCAGCGTCGTATTCCCGGTTTCCGAACTTGTCTGCATCGCTTGAGATGTCACGTCGCTTCCGTTCTTCTTGCCGTCCGTCGTAATCTCTGCTTTGACGAGCGCTTCGGAAAGTGGGGAAAGAGCGCTGGATTTCGAGCTGATGGAGGCTTTACCATTCAGCGATTGCAGCAAACTCGTCGTGTCCACTTTCGCGGCGCCTTTCGTCAGCGCCTTAGCGTCGTTCACAGTTTTATTATCGGCGAGACCCGGTATTTTTCTCAGGGGTAATTTCGAGGAAATATCGAGCGAGTTTGCAGCCGCCGGAACAATGGCCGCCGCCGCAATCGTCTGGACCGAAACCGTGGCGGACGCCGGTTGGGAATTGGCCGCCGAGGCGATCGGCGATGTGCTGGCCGCCGCTTGAGCCAGCGGCGCGCTGTCCGTGGCTGGAAGTGAGGCTGGCGTCGGCGCAAGGAGTTTTTCCGCCGTCGCCGGCGCAGCTGAGCCAACGGGGAGCGTCAAATTCGCCGACTTGTCGGCCGTGAGCGGCGCCGTCAGCGCCTGGGCCGTATCTGGGGCCGGCTGCGCCGATTTTAACAGAGACGCCTCCAGGGGAGTCGATTTCAACGGCTCCAGCGTGGCGATCGTCGGGATAGCCACGTTGGTCGCCGCCTTCACTCCCGTTGTGACTGGAGAAACCGGCGAAGAGACGCTGGGCGCCGGTTTCTCCGTCAGCAGCGAAGTCTCGCGCTTCTGAAGATGGGCGTTGGACACGCCGGCAAACCCCGCCGAAATTTCCGCCGCCGCGGCGATGTCACTGGGCGTCCCAAACTTCGTGGAAGCTTGGGGGACCGCCGCGCCTTTCGCGGTATCCGTATCATCGGTCTTGGCCGTCGCCTGTTTTGGCAAGGCGACGCCAGTCAGCGCTTCCGAGGCAATGACCGGCGCGGCGGCCTGGCCGGCCGCGATGGCCGAAGCAGGATCTTGCGCGGTCGTTTTCAGGGCGGACGCCGGCGCGACGGCGCCTGCGGACGCAGCGCTGTCAAGTGTTTGTTTGAGAGTGGAAAGCAATTCACCGCCGGTGGCGCTTTTGACCGCCGTGGGGCGGGAAAGCATCGAGCTGGTGTCCATTGCGACACTTTTTCCGGCCAAAGGCTCCGTAGTCGACGGAACGTTCGGCTCTGATTTTTTTGGCGTCGGCGGCGTCATGATCGGCGCCGTCACGGTCGGCAGAACGAGGTTCTGCGCGGCAAGAGATGGGTCCAGTGTGGGCGTAGCGTCCCCCGTCGTATCGGATTTCGAATCGTCGTCCTTCTTGGCGCTTGGGCCCTCGCCGGATTTTGCAACGGCGCCCTGCGGGCTGTCCGTCGCTTTGCCGGTGAGCAGAGAAGCGAAGGTAACGGTCGGTTCCGAACCGCTGACGGGAGGTGCGCCGGTCTGCGCGGCGCCTGTGGACGCTGCGCCGCCGCTGAAGCCAGACATAATGTCTAAGGGCATCGGGGCCTCCTGTGGTAAGTTGTCATCATCTATATCGGCAGAAATACGGGATTACTGGAGAGCGGAGGGAAAATAAAAATCTTGACTCAAATCCGTCTGATTGATACAATGCAGTGAAGCCGGATGCATGGATAATGTATCCCGACAGACATAGCGACGTCCTGTAACAGTACGCCAACCTGTGATTTAACGCGATGATTGCTATTCTGTGACGGCAACCCATTTGGACGCACGCCCACAAGATCGCGAGCACTCTCTGCGCGACATCATGAAAGTGATTCGAGAACAGGAGATCTTAATGTCCGAAACAACCCTCACATCCCAAGCGGCCGATCTGGAGAACAGTGTCGATCCCGATCCTCGCCTGTCGGCCCCGATCGCCCTGCAGCCCGGGGCGCCCGGATCGGGGGCGCTTCCGCCGAGCCCCTGGAAGGGAACCCGGCTTGTCGCCTCCCCCGCCGCCCTCAAGGCGCCGGCGGCCACGGACTACAGTTTCATGATCACCAATCGCTATAACATTAACAACGACAATACGCCCTACAACCCATTTCAGCCCGCGACATCTCCCGTAAACCAGGTCTATCCCCTGGCGAATGGGAACCTCTGGTGGGCGCTTTCGCAGGACCAGGCAAACGATCCCAATGCTTCGGACTTTCAAATGCAGTCGCCGACGCCGTCCACCACCCCTCCGAACTCCTTCCAGCAGGCGATCGTCACGAACCTCCAGGCTCAGAGTCAGCAGTATGGATCATCGCAGCTCACGCTCTTTATTCACGGCCTCGGAAATCTGTGGGTGGACGCCGTCGCGGGAACCTCCGCGCTGGGAGCCAATCTTGCAAACTCCAGTTACACCGGGCTAGTCGTCGGATTTGACTGGCCCAGTTACGACGAATATTGGAGCGGACTGTATTACTCCTCGGACAGCTACGCATTCCCGCCGGCGGGGACGCAGGGAACGATCCGCGACAACATCAACGGCAGCAGCCAGGCGTTCGGCAACGTGCTGTCGTTCATGCAAGGCTTGCGCTCCACGAACGGCATATCGAACCTGACTCTCAATATCGTGTGCCATTCCGAAGGCAACTATATGGATATGGTGGGGATGCTCAGCGTCTCCGGCGTTCAGATCGACCATGTGCTGATGCTGGCGGCGGATATCAACAACGGCGCGTTCCAGATCCCCGCCACGGGCCTGGTCGGTCAGGGATCGCAGATTTCCCAGACCGATCCGAGCGCCGTCGTCACGGTGTACTTCTCCAATAATGACGACGTCCTCGCGTCCTCGCAAGCCGCCTATCAGGGAAATAACCCGATCTATGATGACAAGAATGTCCACAACCCGGCCTATGGAGGACGGATGGGGCAGACGGGTCCGGCGTATAACATCGGACAGCAGCAGCCCAATGTCTATTCACTCGACTGCTCGGGAGTGCTGACGCCGCAATATATCGCGCAGCTTGAAGCGAACGGCGTGATTCCGAACGGCGCGACCCTGCATTCGTCCTATCTCTACGTTCCGCAATTGGGCGCCGATATCGCTCAGGCGCTGGACGGCGTGGCCCC from Capsulimonas corticalis harbors:
- a CDS encoding flagellar biosynthetic protein FliO; translation: MQLKRVCIRTALMGALALIATAPLLWAKTEAHHDRPAAPIHAAASASPPAAPAATAPAATADPKNIPDYGGRDSAAAASFEGAAGADAPNPLSQAWRAFEALVIVLALIFGGLYLLKHYGVLEGGAFTGKGGPGAAALRRMARQRIRNSRGSSSTSTPILGDGAIQLLGTQPLPGNPGACVHLLSIENRTFLIGATAQSVTLMSEWEETTDDGDADVTPGAFNEYLKRQGAVAPTPIEEDVVETSVSDANDRLREMLSRVRDEQLETSAGKTEL
- the fliN gene encoding flagellar motor switch protein FliN, which gives rise to MAQMPDDLNEDSLKEPEDSSGGLTQDALDALFANTNMDESATGQEWGEETEEEAGGETEMGDGGGFTDIGFNSNATMSDADVADLFASIGGNPLPDPAPSAPAASSARPATIDLPSFDTGMSSGGAANGHTYERVRDIPLEVTVELGRTQLLIRDILDLSAGSIIELDKIAGEPVDLYANGLLVARGEVIVIDDNFGVRVTEIITAVARGEAREQDFIAA
- the fliP gene encoding flagellar type III secretion system pore protein FliP (The bacterial flagellar biogenesis protein FliP forms a type III secretion system (T3SS)-type pore required for flagellar assembly.); the encoded protein is MKLSRVPFYAWAALISAVSLLALSHAGHAQGAAGTFSIPTIPGAAPAKNPQQVANTLQILMLMTVLTIAPSLLIMTTAFTRIVIVLSFLRSALGTQNIPPNQVMLGLALFLTFFVMTPTFKQVNQDALQPYLSKKIEFGTALDRGVIPVRRFMVKQTYKDDIRLFLQMSHTPPPAIQNPAHPEDSLPMQVAIPAFVISELKTGFIFGFIIYIPFIVIDLVVSTLLMSMGMMMLPPTVISLPAKVLVFILADGWHAIAGSLAASYRT
- a CDS encoding VanW family protein; this encodes MTHVRKLIDAALMTSAVLAATQFASFGAAPAMTGALISNNKMMGLLSPLTPPTADALPAAAMPAPAAASPEDVLHQTLGTYQGPLDPTFQTLEMAQLFDPSLQFIDWREVFNIAQLGSFDIPLRSDPAERENILLSAQAIDNRTVAPGQVFSFNDVVGERTEERGFQDGWMFEQGKLVRGTGGGICLVATGIYNAALLAGLGVVERHPHSGYVRYAPAGCDASVVYGLKDLQFRNTTSSPILLHVDYQTDKLGVQIFGTPPPIGYKVVVKPTHYEALAPSVVEKPDETLPAGAQVVEQTPRPGFDVTVERFFLQGNRLVRRELLSTERMEPRPKIVRVASSTLPAPTDNWLDAILNEASQDDSQ
- the fliM gene encoding flagellar motor switch protein FliM, giving the protein MAEVLSQNEIEALLSAMTTVEEEEEPNPAIEERMNRAASPSAPQARSTEGKVLLPLRKRRRAAAGMSMQDSHLRFGPGPLSYEPYDFRRPDKLSKEHLRSLQLLHESFANYFSSSLATYLRAQMQIEVVSVEQVPYDEYMRSISASLLYILNVSPLSGQAIFEMDYGILFSMIDRLLGGTGAAGKIVRDLTDIEKMLAENIVHYALSDLKTSWDPINPLMFDIASVEASSQFVQIVPGNDTVVLVLMEIRMGDFQGAMSLCIPYLLIKPILGKLSAQRWFISTNKKKEPMFGPQLAHRLNSTRVPCIARLGTARLTMGQLSDLKVGAVIPLKMPPNEDGSPRPGHIATVDLVVGNRTKFRGRTGLRGKNLAVQIDEIVTPEAELIAHKELN
- a CDS encoding flagellar basal body-associated FliL family protein gives rise to the protein MSTKKAELPADGSAEAVKKKPVMMIAVIGVVLLAIIGTFLVTKQVAAKGKAGVVKKHVEHGPVITLDEFLVNLADSSGDHFLKVTVGVELNKEKGVSEEGMKEKTALVRDAIVTSLSTQTREDVSTMKGRDKLKDEMKKRINDELGDDLICGVYFTNFVTQ